One Bythopirellula goksoeyrii genomic window, AGGCTCGGTACCAACAAGCATTCCAAATTCATTCTGTATCGACCCATTTCAATTATTTTCCTGTCAAAGTCTACACCGGCTAGATTCGTAAGAGTGCGACAAGCAACTTGGCAACTCCAAGATTGTAGTTGAAGTGAATTTCTTCAGCGAGCGAGAGCCTGCCAAATAGCCGTTAACAATCAGTACTATCCCGATTCATCGGAATTCCCCGGCGCAGCCGGTAGTAGCCCCGGCATTTATGCGCGAGAAACTCGTCATTGCTTCGTTTACGGAAGAGTCTTTGCAATTGAGTTCGGGTCAGTATCCGTCGCAGCAGGAACGCACTTCGGTTTGCGAGACACCATCGGCTTGCCAGATTCCTTTTGCCGCCGACGAAGATCCTCAATCATTGCCTTCACATCGTAATTGAAGTTTGCGGCGACATTGTCTCGATATTCTCGTATTTCGTCGAGGACGGGATCGGTGTACATGGTCAAATCTCGATCAGTTGTTCGGGAGTACAGATTGTTGGCATCTCGAAGCCAAACAAATCGCAAACCATCTCCATTCTTGCCTGCAGCGTCGCATTGGCAATATGACGACAATTCCAGGTTAGCAGGTAGTCGATGCCGTTTCCAACAGAAATTGCTATATGTAGGGCGTCATTTGCAGCATTCGACGGTAAAGGCACTCGCTGCATTAACGCAGACACTATTTCATCGGCATCGGTTGGCGGTTCGAGAATGTCGATCCCTCTAAGAAGATTCATTCGCTTTGCAGCAGCTTCTGGATCGCCATCGGCAGACTCATCTATAACCACTTGTGATATGAACAGATTATAGTTGGTTCGATGATCGTTCCACCATTCATGCGTGATCTGTTGTCGCGCAGCCATCACGATTTGAGGGCTCTGTCTGGCGGCGAGATAGCTGGGGATCGTTGTTTCGACATAGACTGATGGCTTCATCTTGATCCTGTTCCCCCTACTCCAACGTAATCAACAAATCCCCTGCCTCTACCTGGCTGCCAGTGCCGACATGCACCTGGGCGACTTTGCCTTCGCTTTCGGCGGCTATGGTGGTTTCCATTTTCATTGCTTCGAGCGTCATCAGCTTTTGGCCTTGAGTGATTGCATCGCCGGGTTCAACTGCGACCAACACTACCATTCCTGGCATTGCCGATCCGATTTGTTTAGCGTTGTTGGGGTCTGCCTTGGGGGTCGACTCTCCGGTATTCTCCAGAGAACGATCATGCACCGTCACATCGCGGGGATGGCCGTTGAGTTCGAAGAACACGCTGCGGGTGCCGTCGGCGTGAGGATCGCCGACAGTAAGAAACTTGATGATGAGCGTCTTGCCGGGTTCGATCACAACGGAGATTTCTTCTCCTGCGTCCATGCCGTGCAGGAACACAGGGGTCGGAAGCAGGCTGGTGTCAGAGTATTGTTCCCAGTGGGCAGCGTATTGCTCAAAGACTTGCGGATACATCAGATAGGCAACGATCTCCTGCTGCGTCGGCTCGCGGTCGATCATCTTGGCGACTTTTTCTTTCGCGTCATTGAGATCTGCGGGGGGCAAGCTCTCGCCGGGACGACCTTCCAACGGTTTCTCGTCTCGCAGAATTCGGTCCCGCACTTTGGTCGGAAAACCTCCTTCTACTTGCCCCATGCGACCACTGAGCAAGTCGAGTACCGAGCGGGGAAATGCCAGCTCGCGATCGCTCTCCATAAGTTCCGCACAACTCATGTCGTGGGCCACCAAGAACAGCGCCATGTCACCCACCGCCTTCGAAGTAGGCGTTACCTTCACAATGTCACCAAAAAGTTGATTCACGTCGGCGTAAACTTTGCAGACTTTGGCCCATTGCGAAGAGAGGCCTAGCGCGTGGGCCTGCTGAAACAGATTCGTGTATTGCCCACCTGGCATTTCGTGCTGATAGAGGTCAGCTCCGGCGGCCAGAGTTGGGCTTTCAAACGCTGAGTAGAATTCTCTCGCCTCGCGCCAGTAATCGGAAATCCTATCTAAAGCTTCGGAGCTAAGCGTCGATGCCCGGGGTGTGAACCGTAGTCCCTCGACCATCGTGTTGAGATTCGGCTGCGAAGTCCCGCCCGACATCGCTGCCAGTGCTCCATCGGCAATGTCGAGTCCCATCTCGGCCGCATTGAGTATCGCCGAAGCCTGGACGCCCCCCGTGTCGTGTGTGTGGAAATGAATCGGCAAGTCCACCTCGTCTCGCAGCGCCTTGACCAACATCTCTGCAGCGTGGGGCTTGCATAAGCCGGCCATGTCCTTGATGGCCAGAATGTGGGCTCCCATTTGCTCCAGCTCTTTGGCCAGCATTACGTAATACTTGAGGTCGTACTTTGATCGCGCCGGATCCAGGATATCTCCCGAGTAGCATATGGCCGCCTCGCAGATCGCGTCAGTTTTCTGCACCGCTTCCATGGCCACGCGCATGTTGGGAGTCCAATTGAGTGCGTCGAAGATACGGAACACGTCTATCCCCGCATCCGCTGCCTCACGAACACATAACTCGACCAGATTGTCCGGGTAGTTCGCGTAGCCCATCGCACTCGATGCCCGTAGCAACATCTGAAACAGAATGTTCGGAATTTTCTCACGCAGTAATTCGAGCCTTTTCCAAGGGGATTCCTTCAAGAACCGCATTGAAGTATCAAATGTCGCGCCGCCCCACATCTCGATGGAAAACAACTCTGGCAAAAGCCGTGCATAGGCATCGGCGATTTGGCAAAGATCAAAAGTGCGGAACCGCGTAGCCAATAGTGACTGATGAGCATCGCGCATTGTGGTGTCCGTCCACAACAGCGGCTTTTGCTCTTTCACCCAGCGGGCAAACCCTTCGACGCCAAGTTCCTTGAGCCGATCGCGAGTACCCTTCGGAAGCGGACATTCATCCAGATCAGGTACAACTACCGGGGTTCGCCGCAGAGAGGGCAGCTTGTCACCCACGATGGGGCTACCGTTGACGATCACTTCGGAAATGTACTGCAACAGGCGCGTAGCGCGATCACGTCGTGGGACAAAGTCGAACAACTCAGGAGTATCGTCGATAAATCGTGTCGTGCATTCGCCTGCCAGGAACACGGGATCGGTCACCAGTCGAATCAAGAACGGGATGTTCGTCTTCACGCCCCGTACACGAAACTCTTGCAGACAACGCTCCGAACGGCGTGTGGCGTCTTCAAAGTTCCGGCCCCAGGCGGTCACCTTCACCAACAACGAATCATAAAAGGGATAGACCACAGCACCAGAGAATGCCGTGCCCGCATCGAGGCGAATCCCCATTCCACCCGCAGATCGATAATGCGTAAGCCGACCGTAATCGGGCATAAATCGGTTCGAGGGATTTTCGGTCGTCACACGGCATTGCACGGCAAAACCGGTCGTTTTGATGTCCTCCTGCGAAGCGAGTCCGACCGCCTCGGAAGTGAGCTTTTCCCCCTGAGCAATAAGAATCTGCGACCGCACGACGTCAATGCCGGTCACCTCTTCGGTGACGGTATGCTCAACTTGGATCCGTGGGTTGACTTCGATGAAGTAGAGTTCATGCGTGTCGGCATCGACCAGAAATTCTACTGTCCCCGCATTGTCGTACTTCACCGCCCTTCCAATTTCCAGTGCCGCTTCACAAATTGCGTTGCGAACTTTGGTTGGCAGATTTGGCGCGGGAGCTATTTCCACGACTTTTTGATGCCGGCGCTGAACAGAGCAATCTCGCTCAAAAAGATGAACCAGATTGCCGTGGCGATCTCCCAGGAGTTGCACTTCGATGTGACGAGCTCGCTGGATATATTTTTCAACAAAAATCTCGGGACTGCCAAAAGCGGTGAGGCTCTCGCGGCGGGCGGCCTCAAAGGAACTCTCAAACTCTTTGGGATCGGTCACCACACGCATTCCTCTACCACCGCCTCCAT contains:
- a CDS encoding pyruvate carboxylase, yielding MKPIRRLLAANRSEIAIRVFRSAHELGIRTVAMYSHEDRYALHRFKADEAYLIGEEGKPLQAYLNIPGVIELAKEHAIDAIHPGYGFLSENPEFAQACADAGITFVGPRVDLLENLGDKLEARKLATKVGVPVLGGSAEAIVEVADGLATAEKLGFPIILKAAHGGGGRGMRVVTDPKEFESSFEAARRESLTAFGSPEIFVEKYIQRARHIEVQLLGDRHGNLVHLFERDCSVQRRHQKVVEIAPAPNLPTKVRNAICEAALEIGRAVKYDNAGTVEFLVDADTHELYFIEVNPRIQVEHTVTEEVTGIDVVRSQILIAQGEKLTSEAVGLASQEDIKTTGFAVQCRVTTENPSNRFMPDYGRLTHYRSAGGMGIRLDAGTAFSGAVVYPFYDSLLVKVTAWGRNFEDATRRSERCLQEFRVRGVKTNIPFLIRLVTDPVFLAGECTTRFIDDTPELFDFVPRRDRATRLLQYISEVIVNGSPIVGDKLPSLRRTPVVVPDLDECPLPKGTRDRLKELGVEGFARWVKEQKPLLWTDTTMRDAHQSLLATRFRTFDLCQIADAYARLLPELFSIEMWGGATFDTSMRFLKESPWKRLELLREKIPNILFQMLLRASSAMGYANYPDNLVELCVREAADAGIDVFRIFDALNWTPNMRVAMEAVQKTDAICEAAICYSGDILDPARSKYDLKYYVMLAKELEQMGAHILAIKDMAGLCKPHAAEMLVKALRDEVDLPIHFHTHDTGGVQASAILNAAEMGLDIADGALAAMSGGTSQPNLNTMVEGLRFTPRASTLSSEALDRISDYWREAREFYSAFESPTLAAGADLYQHEMPGGQYTNLFQQAHALGLSSQWAKVCKVYADVNQLFGDIVKVTPTSKAVGDMALFLVAHDMSCAELMESDRELAFPRSVLDLLSGRMGQVEGGFPTKVRDRILRDEKPLEGRPGESLPPADLNDAKEKVAKMIDREPTQQEIVAYLMYPQVFEQYAAHWEQYSDTSLLPTPVFLHGMDAGEEISVVIEPGKTLIIKFLTVGDPHADGTRSVFFELNGHPRDVTVHDRSLENTGESTPKADPNNAKQIGSAMPGMVVLVAVEPGDAITQGQKLMTLEAMKMETTIAAESEGKVAQVHVGTGSQVEAGDLLITLE
- a CDS encoding type II toxin-antitoxin system VapC family toxin, whose protein sequence is MKPSVYVETTIPSYLAARQSPQIVMAARQQITHEWWNDHRTNYNLFISQVVIDESADGDPEAAAKRMNLLRGIDILEPPTDADEIVSALMQRVPLPSNAANDALHIAISVGNGIDYLLTWNCRHIANATLQARMEMVCDLFGFEMPTICTPEQLIEI